DNA from Leptospira mayottensis 200901116:
AATCAAAATTTGTCTTCTTTATAAAGATTACAATCGCCCCATTCTATAGAAATGGCATTTCATCGTATTCAAATTAGTCAATAAATTATTTCAATCCGAGTTTTATAAAAACTGATGAAAATATAACAGTATAATTTATTTTTCTCTGTATTTTAGACCCAGTTCAACAGATATGTTCATTATAGGAAGCTTTTCCATTTTAAACTTCGCAAAAGTTCAAGATGGGAAAATCCAATTCTCTTCACTATTCTCTGCGGAGTGGCTTTTTACAAAGCCGCTCCGATTTTTTGAAACTTTTTCCAAATTCAAAAACATTAAAGTGATTTCAGAATTTCTTCCCGTTTCTTCTTAAATTCCTCTTCGGAAATTAATTTCTTATCGAACAAGTTTTTTAGTTCTATGAGTCTTTTCTCAATATCTTTTGAGTCCTTTTCTTTTTGCGATTTTTCCGCCCCGACGTTTTCCAAAGTAGAAGAATGAGTTTGAAAAACGATGTGAAATTTTTTCGATTCTCCTTGAAAATCCCTATAATAAGATAAAGCCCCGGTTGCAAGATCCGGAATATAAACTTCCAGAGAAGGTTTAATATTTGATTCGGATAGAGAATAATTAGACCAATCTTGAAACGTATAAGGTGCTTGAAAATCTATGAATTGATTCAATTCAAAAAAGACGAAATGAATGGAATCAACTTTTGGATAAAGCAAAAACACCGTCCTTCGAATTCTCCGCCCAGGATTGATCATGTCCTCTTTTTTTAATATCCAAAGATGATAGGTGTGATACGGAGAATGTTCAAATTTTTCATAAGAACGTTCAGCGATTTCCTTACTCAATTCTTTTGAAAAAATCCTGAGTGTAGAATCGTTAATCAGAGAATCATTTTTGTTTCTCATCTGATACAAAGCATTCGCGATCAGACTTTTAAAATTATTTTTTTCTTCATTCTGAAGATAAGTAGCACTACGATCCAACCATGAAGGAAGTTCAGGACCGTCTTCGAAAGAATAGAATGCGATCGAATCGGAAAAATAATTTAGCTCTTTACGGATTCCTGCAAAACAGGAAAATGAAAGAAGAATAAAAAATATAACTATAACTTGATTCATAACAAACTCGACGAACACTCCCTTTTCACCTACAATCATTTTCCCAGATGAGACTTAACTATCACATGAGTGGAATCGTTAAACTCCTGCGGATTCCTTAAAAAATGAAAGCACCTATTTTAAATTTAAGCTATTCAATCTTTCTTTTATAAACCGATTACGGTATAAATTGATACAAATACCGATTGTAGTAGTTTCCATAAACTACTTCCGCCCAAATTCTATTCAAATCAAAAGCGATAGAATCATTTGCTATTTTTAAGGAGAATTCCCACAATTTCTCCAAAACAACTTAAAAGTTCGTTTCTTGTAACAAACTATAGAACTATTAAAAAATTTCGAAAATTTTGCACAAATAACTGAAGATACTACTTTATAAATAATGATATCCAAAGAAAAAGTCTTAAATACCGCAATTCTTGCCCAGCGTCTCCAAGCAAGAATTCAAATTATTCTGCGTTCCATTCCACCTTGTGTATTTATCTTTAAAAGAAGAAATAAAACATAATTTTACAAAGGTAGAAAATCAATCTTACAGGATATAAAGGAGGATTTATTTCTTACCTAAAAATTTATTCTCCTTACAACGTTTTTGGAATGGATAGGACTATCGTTTGTAAGTTGATAAAGCTTTCAGCAGAGATTTTATTTCTTTCACTTGGTTCAATGGATGCTCTTCCCGCAAATGAAATTTTCTATCTTAAAAGAAAGTTGAAGAAGTTAAAAAAACTGAAGTAATCATAAACGAAATAAAAAGACCCATTAGAAAACTAAAAAATTTACAAAAAGAATTATATTCCGAAGAAAAGAATACGATTAAAAATCTAATTTTGACAAATAAAGATAAAGTAATCTTATCAAACACGATATCGGGTAAAATGGATAATCTTAAAGTTACAGAGAATACTTCCGCAACTCCAAAGATGTGACATGCATTCCATACTCTGGTTTTGAAGGAATCGAAAATACATCAAAGAAAATGAATATTATCAAACCAAAAAAGAGACTTATGTAGAAAAAGTAAAGAATATAAAAAAATAGATAAAAACAAGAGTTCAAACTGAGAGAGAAATTGAGCCGCCAGTATAAAGATTGAACAAGCCATTGAAACGACAAATAGTGATGAATATAAAAATCAAAGCGACGACGATCGCAGATTGAAAATTCATATAAATTTATTAATTGTTTATAAATTTTTAAAGTACCGTCAGCCTTTTTTTCCGGAATCTTTCTTTTTTAAAATGTCTCCAATCTTACCAAGATCTTCCGGCTTAATCTTTGTTCCTGCTGCCTTTTTGTTTTCTTCCTGAATGTCTCTATAAACTTCAGCCCTATGTACCGAAACGTTTCTCGGAGCTTTAACTCCAATTTTCACCTGATCGCCTTTTATATCCACAATGACGATTTCTATGTCGTCACCGATCATGATTGATTCGTTCGTTCGTCTCGCTAAGACCAGCACTTAATCCATCTCCACTGCGGCCGACGCGAGAATTTTTTCCCGAACGGAATGAGATTCGTTTCTTGAAATAAATTGTTTTCCTAAAAGAGTTTCTTTATTAATTAAAATCGGACCCTGCATATTCGCGGTCATCAAAGCCGGATCTTCTCCTGGAACTGTTACGATTACCAACATCAGACCATCTTCAATCTCGGTGATCCCTATTCCCTGTA
Protein-coding regions in this window:
- the csrA gene encoding carbon storage regulator CsrA, whose translation is MLVLARRTNESIMIGDDIEIVIVDIKGDQVKIGVKAPRNVSVHRAEVYRDIQEENKKAAGTKIKPEDLGKIGDILKKKDSGKKG
- a CDS encoding LA_1326/LA_4305 family lipoprotein: MNQVIVIFFILLSFSCFAGIRKELNYFSDSIAFYSFEDGPELPSWLDRSATYLQNEEKNNFKSLIANALYQMRNKNDSLINDSTLRIFSKELSKEIAERSYEKFEHSPYHTYHLWILKKEDMINPGRRIRRTVFLLYPKVDSIHFVFFELNQFIDFQAPYTFQDWSNYSLSESNIKPSLEVYIPDLATGALSYYRDFQGESKKFHIVFQTHSSTLENVGAEKSQKEKDSKDIEKRLIELKNLFDKKLISEEEFKKKREEILKSL